CCTCGTCGGGGTCCCCTGGGCGTTGCCGATCGCCACCGCTGCCGCCTTCATCGCCGCCTTCCTCAACGCGGCGTTCGGCTTCTGCCTCGGATGCCAGATGTACCTGCTGCTCCAGCGGGTCGGCGTGATCGGCCGGACAGCCCCCGCAGCGTGATTCCGGTTCCCTCCGAACCGAACCGTCGATAGGCTGGCCGCGACGTGACCCCTCATCCCTCGGGGCACGAGAACCGGAGGAACCATGCCCGTCACCAGCGAAGCCGCCAGCACCTGGACAGGATCGCTCATGGAGGGGTCGGGCACCGTGGCGTTCTCTTCGTCGAAGCTCGGCACCTTCCCGATCAACTGGAAGGCCCGCAGCGAAGGCAGCGACACCACGACCACGCCGGAAGAGCTCATCGCTGCCGCTCACGCCTCGTGCTTCAGCATGGCGCTCTCCCACGCCCTGGCCGAGAACGGCACGCCTCCCGAGCGAGTCGACGCGAGCGCGTCCGTCACCTTCAAGCCCGGTGTCGGCATCACCGGCAGCCACCTCAACGTCAACGCGACCGTCCCGAACCTCACTCCGGAGGCGTTCCAGGAGATCGCGAACGGAGCGAAGACCGGGTGCCCGGTGTCTCAGGCGCTCGCGGGCATCGAGATCACGCTCGAGGCGACGCTCGCCTGATCGTCGAACCCGACGTCAGGGCCGACGGAAGAGGCGGATCGCCTCGCGGATGCTGGCTCTGGCGTCTTTCCGGCGTCCGGCGGCGTCTTGCACGACGCCCAGGCGGTACCGTGCACGCCAGTCATCATGCGCGGCGTCCGCTTCCGCTGCGTACCGTGCGATGAGGGGGTCTGCGTCGGCGCGCGCGATACGCCCGCTCGGCGTCAGCTCGGTCTCCACCGGAGGCATTCCTCCCTCCGCGTCGAGCAGTCGCCCCAGGCGGTCCGCGCCGAAGCCGAACATCATCTCCCGGACGAGCGCCCAGGCACCGATCGGAGCCAGCACGAGGAGCGTGATGCCCATGCCGATCGAAATCGGAGTGCTGACCGAGATGAACATCACGGCGAGCCAGATCGCGACCGCAAGGTAGACGAGCAGCGCCGCCGCCATCAGCGCGACGCCGATCCGCGACATCACGAGCGGATGCCGATGTCGATCATGTGCTCGAGGCCGACGACCACGCCGGCGGCGCTTCGCGCGAACGGGACCGCGATGCGGATCCCGGGTGCGTAGGCGAGCGCCGAGTCCGTGGTGTCATGGGTGAACGTCAGCGATTCCCCCGGTCCGGACAGGATGACCTCCTGCTTGGCGACGACACCGGGGCGACGCAAGGAGTGAATGGGCACGCTTCCGACCTGCTGCCCCCGGGCGCGCTGATCGGCGTGCGGAGCGCTGACCGGCCCCTGCTCCGCGCGCGCGGCCGCGATGAGCTCCGCGGTACGCACGGCCGTGCCGCTGGGCGAATCGATCTTGGTCTCGCGATGCGCCTCGATGATCTCCGCGGAGCCGAAGAACGGGGCCGCCGCCGCCGCGAGGGCTGACCCGAGCACCGATCCGAGCGAGAAGTTGGGGATGAAGACCGCGCCGGTCCCGGCCGCCTCGACGAGGGGGCGCACCAGCGCGATCCGCTCGGCAGACCACCCCGAGGTCGCGACGAGCACATTGATCCCACGCTCGACGGCGGCGCGGACGACATCGATACTCACCTGCGGCGTCGATGCATCGATGACGAGGCCGGCGCCGTCCAGCTCGGAGAGTTCACTCGACGAGGTCAGCACACGGCTCACCTCGAACCCCTCGAGCTCGTCGACCACCGCATGGATGATCTGTCCGAGCTTCCCGGTGCCGCCGACGAGTGCTACCTGCGTGGTCATGCGTCCAGTCTATTTCGCGGACATCGCCCGCCATGCGGGGCGCGCGGGACCGCATCGCACCCGATTCGGGGAGCGCTCGACCTCACACGAGCAGTGCGTCGGGAATTCCGGTGCGCAGCTCCACCGGCAGGTGACCGGTGTCGTTGTGCGTGAGCAGCGTCCACGGCCGTCCCTGCTTCTGCGCGATCACCGTCAGGCCGCAGTGCGACTGGTTCAAGGTCATCCAGCGCCACTCCGGCGCCGCGAGCACCTCGCGGACGAACCAGGAGATCACGAAGTTGTGGGTGATGAGCACCTCGTGGACATCGCCGGTCTTGCGAACGAGGAACTCGTTGACGGCATCCGACATCTGTGCGCGCCCCGCCTCGATCTCCGCCTCGGTCACCGACCCGAAGAACGGTTCGAACGCAGACGGAGTGTCCTCGGTCATCCCGGTCGGCACGCAGTCGAAGAGCAGTGCCGTCGGTGCGGGGTCGACCGAGGGCAGTCGCGCGGCGATCGCCCGCGC
Above is a window of Microbacterium aurugineum DNA encoding:
- a CDS encoding OsmC family peroxiredoxin, whose product is MPVTSEAASTWTGSLMEGSGTVAFSSSKLGTFPINWKARSEGSDTTTTPEELIAAAHASCFSMALSHALAENGTPPERVDASASVTFKPGVGITGSHLNVNATVPNLTPEAFQEIANGAKTGCPVSQALAGIEITLEATLA
- the dapB gene encoding 4-hydroxy-tetrahydrodipicolinate reductase, producing the protein MTTQVALVGGTGKLGQIIHAVVDELEGFEVSRVLTSSSELSELDGAGLVIDASTPQVSIDVVRAAVERGINVLVATSGWSAERIALVRPLVEAAGTGAVFIPNFSLGSVLGSALAAAAAPFFGSAEIIEAHRETKIDSPSGTAVRTAELIAAARAEQGPVSAPHADQRARGQQVGSVPIHSLRRPGVVAKQEVILSGPGESLTFTHDTTDSALAYAPGIRIAVPFARSAAGVVVGLEHMIDIGIRS
- a CDS encoding histidine phosphatase family protein — its product is MTHYIYLVRHGEHQDAEHGLADGPLSPRGQRQAELIADRLSGLPLDAVWHSPLLRANETARAIAARLPSVDPAPTALLFDCVPTGMTEDTPSAFEPFFGSVTEAEIEAGRAQMSDAVNEFLVRKTGDVHEVLITHNFVISWFVREVLAAPEWRWMTLNQSHCGLTVIAQKQGRPWTLLTHNDTGHLPVELRTGIPDALLV